A stretch of DNA from Nostoc edaphicum CCNP1411:
AATTGCTCAGCACTGTGTGAGTAAATTTCAAGAATGTTTCCAAATGGATCTTGGCAGAAAGCTAACTTATAACCTGAACCTTCAAAAAGCTCCCATACTTTGGTTCGTTGTTTGCCCCCATGTTCCTCAATGCGCTTAGCGAGTGCCTCAACATCTGGATCAATGATACAAATCTGGAAAAAGCCATTCTTCCAATATTCAAAGTTATTGTCTCTCGGCTCCGCTTTCGGCTCGTTAAACTCGAAGATTGCAAGAGTAACCTGATTGCCTGTTCCCATATGAACAAGGCGACATTTCTTGAAGTCTGCACCGAAGACTTCACTGCAAATTTTGCCAAAGTGCGAATCATCTGCTACAAGGTCATGGGGTCCGGCTATAGTGTACAATCCAAGAACTGCCTGATACCACTCAACTGCTTTGTCCAAATCGGTAACTGTGACACCAACATGAGTGATCGACCTTGGATATTGCACAGTTATTTTTGAATCCATAACTAAGTCTCCATTCAATCTGTTAAGGAGTGTTGGGTGAAGCCCTTCATCTTGATTCCCCTTCACTTCATTTGGGTCTGTGACTATTCATCTTCAAAAAATTAGGATAGAAGGCTTCAGCTTCTGCCGATGCGGTTTTGATTGCCTTGAAATACAGTTCCACAAATTGTCTCGCGCAGTCGTGGGATTTAAATTGCTGACCACGACATCTTCGGGACGACCTATCATGGAACTATATCTCTCGTTGTATAAGTCATTCCATGTCTGTGCAACGTCTAGCAGACACTCAGAATTAGTGAATAATTAAACCTTATAATGAGCCTTCACATCTTCGATGAAACCTTCGTAAGCTCGCAATGGCAAGACCTGCTCAAACTCTAAATACTCTCGCATTGGTAGACGGCCCATTGCTGTTCTATCTAACTCCTCAATTGAATCTACGTTCACAATACCGATAACGCGTCGCTGTGCAGCAACCTTGTATAGACCTACTACTAAGCCCGAGTCTTTGGTTTCCTTCTGCGCGTTGAAATCAGCTTCCTCCGCCTCTAAGTTCCAAAGTTCATCTTCTGACAATCTTCCTTCAATGTTCCAGCGCATCTGAACGTAAAACAACATATTCTTATCTCCCTGTCAAGAACTCTGTAAAATTTGTCAGTTTGTCTACTTCGACTCAGTTATTTGGTTGCAATAGGAGATGCTATACCTAAGCAGTCTCCAGTTTTGACTGGATCAGTTTGATAATCGCATGTTCTTGATCAAAAACCCCACTGGCGATCGCCAGTGGGGTTTTGCCATCGTGTCCTTTCAGATCTAATCGAGCCCCTGCATTGATCAGGATTTCAGCGCATTCAGCATATCCATGCCAAAGCGCATCATGGAGAGGTGTATAACCGTTTGTTGCTCCTTGAAAATCAATGTCAATACCAGGCTGATCAACCAGTATCTTGGTAATGTCAGCGTGGCCGTTATAAACAGCTTTGTGCAAGGGAACCGCACCGAAAGTTGGCTCGGTAACATTCACGTCTGCACGAGCTTTCAAAAGTTCTACAACGATTTCTGTATGCCCATCCCGAGCAGCCACTAACAAGGGTGTGTGAGCATCGTTAAAATGGTTAAGTATTGGATATTTTTCATCGATATCAACACCTGATTGAATTAGGTGCTTTACTGTTGCAATATCATTGGTATTAACAGCAGCCATTAACTTTTGGTTTTGAACCTTCTGTTGATCTGACTTCTGACGCTTCTTCAGCGCTTTTTCTGCTTGAAGTAGCTTATCTTTTCCGATGGTGTTTACATTCAATTCATATTCAAAATGTTCCACCAAGGAGAAGCCATAATGAGTGCTAAGATTCAAACCCGCACCCACTTCCAACAAATACTCCACAATAGCGGGCCACTTAAACCATAAAGCATCCATTAAAGGTGTATGGCCAGTAGTAGGCGCTACCCAGTCAACAAATGCCCCAGCCTCTACCAGCAATCGGGCAACTTCAACACTGCCTCCTTGACATGCCTTATGTAAAGCCGACGCCCCCGCTTTGCTGTCAACTGCAAATACGTCTGCGCCTGCATCTAACAAGATTTTCTCCATTTCTGCGTTGGCTTGACCGGCAGCTATCATTAGGATAGTCAAACCAGTCTTGGCATCCCTGGCATTAACATTTGCACCAAATTCAAGAAGCTTTTGCACCGCATCCAGTTTATTCTCTTGAACCGCCTTGATTAATTCAGAATCTATATCAGCGCGAAATGCGGCAACTTCAGCGTTGGGATCAAAATAAACCTTCCATTTGGCGATTTTTCCATCCTCGTCTAACGTAAGGTGGTGTAAATCCTCAATCTCAAAACCTTTTTCGCTACTTTGATGAATAGCATTAGTATAGACTACTACGCAAGCTTTATTGCCTTGAACAACAAAATCGCGTAATTCATAGTCTTTAACCTTAGTCGTTTCCGCCCTAATCTTGAACGCTTCAGCAACTTGTTCTCGCCCCAATTTCTTCCCCAAATAAGGAATAATTTTGTTGTATTCGTCTTGGGGAAGCTCAAATTCGATCCTCTCTGAGAGACCATTTATAACAGCCTCCATATCACCATTTCCTACGCTATTGTACCATTGTTTTACAATTTGCGATGTTTTTTGAGTATCCATATTTACTCCATTTTGCTGAGAATCATGAGTATGATATTAAGATTTTACTTGTTAAAATCTTAATATTTTGTTTAAGCTATGAATCACCAATGTATATTACATTAGTTATTCACGAAATTCAGGACCAATAATCCAGGTTTCAGTAGTTAACATATTGTGGATATATTTGCCCTCAAAAAGATTGGAATAGTCTGGCTTGACTTCATTTTGATATTCTGGAGATTTATAGGCTTTTTCCAGTGCCTCAACGTCATCAAACCAAAGTAGTGAAACACAATCTAGCAGAGCTTCTCCAACCACATAGAAATTATCTCGGACATGACACTGGAGATAACGTTGTAGACCTGGAAGTTTCAACACCTTAGCTGCATGGCTTTCTAACATCTTTTGGCGAAAATCCTCCAAAGGTATTCCTGCTTTACGCTTAGTTAGAATTAAGAGTTTTACCATTTTGGAGTTTTTTTGGAAGGGAGAACCTTCCAGCAGAGTGTGAGCCTTTGTATCTAAGACAACAGAGCGCCAAAATGCAGCCCATTCAGGTTCATTGAGACGAGCCCCTTCTAAAAACTCTTTAGATTGAAGAGAAGCTAGTTGTTCCTCGTCATTTCTTAACCAAATTTCAGCAACTCCCTGCCATAGAGGATCAGCTGGCTCCGGTCCAAAGGGAATCCTCGAATCAATCATGTAACGCTTAATTTGAGGAATTTTGCTGGCGTAGTTAACAGCATGAACATTTATCCAATAGTCCTGAAATTCCTTTTCACTCATTCCCGGTTTGGCATGGGCAAATATGAATTGATGAATTGTCATGATAAGAACTCCAAACTACTGTAATTTACTTCAATTTTGATTTGATTAAAAGGCGCTAATTTAGTTATTTAGGTGCTATAACATCCTGGAATTATTAAGATTTGTTCAATATTTATTCCTCCTTTTTTTTAAATGACAAACATAATTTATAGACAGTATCATCCTGCAAATATCCAACGCTTTTAATCAGCACAAACTTTAGTTGACTACTGACCACACTTAACGCCAACCTTTTTACCTAAAACTTCGTTTGTAAGTACCAAATCAATTAGGAAAGGACCATCGTGAGCCAACGCTTTCTGGATGGCTGAACCGATTTGGTCTGGCTTCTCGACCCGAACGGACTGAACCCCCATAGCACGCGCTAACTCAGGAAAATTAATGTCTGGGTCACATATATTAAAAGAAGATGGAAAGGCGTGTTCCGGTATTTGCTGCTCACGCCAATATTGTAGAATGTTGAGCTTCAGTATCTGATAGCTGCGATTATTGCAGATGATAAATTTGGCACCAATGTTGTGGTGTGCAGCGGTCCAGAGTGCCTGGATAGTATACATACTGCCGCCATCGCCGGTGAACCCAATCACAGTTTTGTCTGGACAGGCTAATTTAATACCAATTGCCCCAGGAATGCCAACACCTAATGAGCCGCCTCGTGTCTGGAAATAGTTTCCTACTGTTGTCGGTGGAATATATCGACATAGTTCGGGAGAATTAGTAATAGCTTCATCAAAGATGATGGTGTCTGGCGGTAGATATTTTATCAGTTCCTCTGCAAAACGTGACATATGCAAAGGCACTGAGTCGCGAACTGCTTTGTCAGCCTCAAACAAAGCAGTTTGTTGCTGCTTCTTGGTCTCCGCTATCCGAGTAGCTCTTGCGCTTGCTGCATTCTTTTGTTCAGGCGTCGTGGTGTTCTCCAGCAAAGTGTTCAGCTTCACGAGGGTAGTTTTTGGATCGCCGAGCAGACCTATATCCACTGGAAAATTCTTTGCTATTTCATAGGTATTCAGGTCGATGTGAATCACTTTTGTTTTCGGAGTAAAGACGTCGGACAGAGCAGGGAATACCTCGGGGAAAATGTAGGTTCCAACAATCAAGACCACGTCCGTCTGCAAGGTGATGCGGCGACTATCATCCCCAAACATATGACCCAGTAGCCCTCCAAACAAAGGATGGTTTGCACTTATATTTGGTTCAGATGAGTCTGCTCCCCATACTTGTGCACCTATGAGTTCAGCTGTGTGGGTTAATTCAGCCTGTGCATCGGAAAAAGCAACACCATCGCCCACAATTATCGTCGGCTGCGATGCAGTGATTAGTAGGGCTACTGCCTTTATCAGTTGATCGGTTTCGGGAGCAACCCGTGTTACCGGAAAAGAACTCTGAACCACCTCTTCATCGTTAGGAGCGTCAAGAATATCCATTGGCAGGGATACAAAGACAGGTCCCATAGGCGGCGTGGCAGCTATCTTAATGGCTCGGCGCAACACACGCAATAAAGAAGAAGGATGGGTAACTCTGGTTGCCCATTTAGTAACAGGCTTGGCCATGCTTACAAGGTCGGCAGCCATTTGGGCATCCATAGCATCATACTGGATACCAGCTTCGCCAGCAAGCACCACCAGGGGCGCATGGCCGCGCATGGCCTGGTAAATCATCCCAATCCCGTTCCCTAAACCAACTCCGCTGTGGAGTTGTACGATGGTGGGCTTCTTGGTCATGCGTGCATAGCCATCGGCTGCGCCCACCGCTATAGTTTCTTGCAGTGCGAAAATATATTCAAATTCCGGGTAATAGTCTTTCAACGCGTCCAGAAACCCCTGCTCGACTGTGCCGGGGTTGCCAAACATGTATCGTATGCCATCCGCGAGAAGTTGTTCGATAATCGCAAAGCGCCCACTTCTACTAGCCATAACTTCCACTTCCTTAGGCATAATCTGTTTTCTTGCGGCACTCACGAAGTTGTTTCAAAGTCGGATTGGTTAAGTCCCAATTCGATTGGTATCATAATCCATCCTGGTTTGCCGATGGTCAATTGGGTCAGGCTCACCACCCGTACCGCTTAAGTCCTTTTTCCAAAACTTCTACCAACTTCTGACCAGTCGTATAAGAGTCTGCAGTAGACCGACCCGTGACAAACGGATAGTCGACAATTACGGAAATTTCTTTACCAAAATTGCCATGATATCCCCCATCTGGACCTGTCGCATCACGAAGGATATATTCCAAAGGATAGGGGGGTGGACCCATGTTAATGTCAGAGCCTATAAACCCAGTTCCATCTTTGTAATCATATTCCTTGCAATGACCTGTGACGTGCTTACCCCAGATAATGCTCTTGCGGTCCGCCAGGTCGCGAGCGAAGGCGAGACAAGTAACACCATAGCATTCTGCCGCAATCGGCTTGCCTACCCTGTAAAAGCTGAGGATGAGGTCGTGAACCCGATGGTTATTTACCAAATCAACAATAGGACCACTACCCCCTACGATCAGGAGGGCATCGTATTGCTCCAAATCGTTCTGCAGTTCATCGAGCGCATTATTGTAAGCTTCTAATTCCCGAATCAATTTCTCAGCACTCCAGTAAGGCTGATCAGGCAACCATTCTGACAGAATGATTGGGTTGTCTAGGCGCGGATTTTTAGGGTCGTCCAGTTGCTTGACCTTCTGAGCCATCTCTTCTGATACGACTGTCCGACCCAAGGGTGGGTCAATATAAGTAGGGTCTATGCTGGGAGGGAGCGCTACTGGCCTTTTTCCTGTTGGAGTTGCAAAGTCAACCTGATACCCTGCAGCATCAAAAGTTTCCAAGGGGCCTATCAGTTCCTCACCCCAATATCCGTACTCCGATAAAATTGTCAAAATCTTTTTCATGGGATTGTCTTTTGCTTGTGGATTTGTTTTCAGTCACTTAGCTTGCAGCTCTTACTCTTGAGAGAGAGGTAGTAGCCCTTCTGCCCGAGAAGCGATTGGTGGCAATAGATAATTGTTGGATTTGTTCGGTAATGGCATCAATGAATGGTTCAACCTCGTGTTTTGAGCGACCAGTAACAAGGTCGCCGTCCACCACAACACCTGAGGGTGATGTTGTGTAAACTGCACCAGCGTTGATAATATCTGCAAGGACTACCTCGTGGCAGATAACTTGTCGCCCCTTGAGTAACTCGGGTATCGGTGTCAGTATCCACAAACCGTGACAGAGTGCGCCTTTAATAATCCTGGGATTTGCCATCGCCTTAGCGTAAAACTGTACGGCCGGTGAAGTGCGAACTTGGTCGGCGGCATTAACTGGGGGACTTGCTAGCAGATCGAAGTAACGCAGGCGCACGCTGGTATAGTTAGCAGACATAATCACAGCAGCGTAATCGTTAACGTCTACGTTTTGAAAATCAATGTTTACTTCTATCGTTCGAGGTGTATTGCCAGTATCTTCATCACTGAAAAAGCGAACGCTCGGATTGTCCCAGAGCCTAGACATCAAATGTACTGTTGCTTTAAGTTCCGAAAAGCGTCTTTGATACGTTTCAATTTCTTCAGGAATGAACTCACTTTCGACAAGAACTGCGATTTTTTTCCCACCAAGGGATCTAGGTATCATATTGATTAAATGTCATTAGGGGGAATAGATTTTTAACTTGAAATGCTACTGACTTTTTTAAAGTCTTTGTTGATAAGTTTAGGGAATGCAAAACACGGTCACAAGGGTTAATCTTTCGGAGCAAGTTAGTATTGTTTTGCAGTTTTGTTGCAAAAACTAAGCTGTAATGTAAAGAAGATAAGAAGTAAAACCAAAAGAATGCCAACTTGCTCCGAAAATTTGAGCATTGCATCTGTGTTTCGTATCTCCTAAACTTAGATTATTACTCAGACAAGTCAGTAACATTTCCAGTAAAAATACAGTGCCCTAAGAAAATTTAAATAAAATGTACCGCGATTACAGTTTGGCTACATACAAATAGGCAGAAGTGTTGAACGGTAAGAAAAATCCGATAAAAATAGCCCAAAATATGGTATTTTTGGGCGAAGGCTTAAACTATATTAGTTTGATTGTGATTATAAATTCATTTCCCAAAATTGTCAAAGATATCTTGAAAAGCCTGCCAAAAAATGATTATCCAGTATTGAATAGTCGTCTATTCTTTGAGTGCTGGCTATCCTATGCTCTGGATAATAGCTTAACAAGTATGCGAGATTTATTTAAGAGATTAAACAATACAGGATTTGAGGTAGATATTTCTACTTTTTCTAAAGCAAATTTACATCGAAGCCAAAAAACAATTTCAAGGAATTTACCAAAAATTAAATGAATTAGTACAGAAGAAAATTCACAAAAAAATTACACGATAAATATGCTATTTGTCCTATTGATTCAACAATTATTACCCTGACAAGTAAATTGTTATGGGTTTTGGGTCATCATCAAGTCAAACTTTTTAGTTCTTTGAATTTAGCTACAGGTAGCCCAGAAGATAACTTGATCAATTTTGGACATGATCATGATTATAAATTTGGTTCCAAGATGATGTCTAGTCTCCCAACTAATGCTGTAGGGGTAATGGATAGAGGCTTTGCGGGATTAAAATTCATTCAAGAATTGGTACAAGAAAACAAATATTTTGTTTTGCGGATTAAAAACAATTTCGTTACTAGAATTTGAGGATGCAACTGGATTAGTCAAAGTAGGTGCATCTGATGAGGCTATTGCCTATAGAGTCATTAATTTTTGTGATTTAGAAACGAAAACTGAGTTCCGCTTAGTGACTAATTTACCAAAGTCGGGAGATGCAGCTGTTAATGATGATGAAATTAGGGATATTTATCGATTACGTTGGGGAGTTGAACTCTTGTGGAAGTTTTTTAAAGATGCACTTAAAACTTGACAAATTAATTACCAAAAACGTCAACGGTATCACCATACAAATTTACGTTAGTTTAATAGCTTATCTGATTTTACAGCTTTTATCTATTCCCGCACAATGGGGACATACACTATTAGATAAATTCCGCTATTTGCAATCTTGTATGTGTCAGAAAATCAGCTATGTTCATTGGTTTGAGGAGATGATGTTATGTTGACTAATTTAGCCTTTTTAGAGTTAGTGTAACTATCTATGTAAAGTTTTGTATCAGCATTCAACATTTCTGACAAATAGGTTACATCTGAGTATTATCCCTCTTGAGTCACTCTCACTGTAAAATATTCATAAGTATTGATTTGGTAGGGGCGAAGCCTTCAAAAATAACTTTGGTTGAGGGACAAGTCTATATCTACTAAGGCTTTGTCTTTATTATCTATCCATATTGATAACAGAGGGATAACGCGCCCAAGCGAGTTTTCAAAATTTCCTATGACACTATTGCACAAGACCAAAAAAGTCTTTTTAGATTTCCTGTTAAAGCTGGACACCAGTTGGTGGCTGGAAATTAGTACAGATAAGCCTCACTGTATCTACTATTTCGGACCTTTTAGGAACGTAAAAGAAGCAGAGACTGCTTACCTCGGCTATGTTGAAGATCTTGAAAACGAAGCAGCCCAAGGGATTGTAGTCAACATCAAACGCTGTAAACCAGAGGTACTGACAGTATTTGATGAAGACGATAAGCTAAATTAGTTAGGCGCAAAGAATTCAAAGATAGCTTCAGCTCAGGGATGTAGTATTTTACTAAAAATTTTAGTTTAATTCGCCTATGAAGAAGGACTCTTCACATCTATAAACGTCATACCACTTAATTCTGTGCTAGTGCAATTCTAATAATTGTTTGTTTTTTATTTCTCAGAGGTTGATTATGCCTTTTCCCAGAGCTAGCGGTATTTTGCTACACCCTACTTCTTTTCCTAGTCAGTTTGGCATTGGCGACTTCGGATCAGAAGCCTATCGCTTTGTTGATTTTTTGGTAGAAAGTAGACAGAAGCTTTGGCAAATATTACCATTGGGACCTGCAGGAGATAGCAATTCTCCATATGCATCTTATTCTGCGATGGCAGGAAATCCTTTGCTAATCAGTCCGGGACTGCTGCAGAAAAAGAGTTTGTTAACCAAGGAAAACTTTGATAATCTGCCAAAGTTTTCGAGTGAAACAGTAGATTTTTCACGGGTCATCCAAACAAAGACGCTAATGCTTCAAAAAGCGTGCTTTAACTTTAAAGCCAGCGCAACATCATTTCAGCAACAGGAATTTTCGGAGTTTTGTCAGAGTCAAGCTTACTGGCTAGATGATTATGCCCTGTTTATGGCTCTAAAGGATGTCCACGGGGGTGCTGGCTGGAATGCTTGGGAGCCAGCGATCGCTCATCGTCAGCCAGAAGCAATCCAGCTAGGGCAGCAGCAGCTGGCAGAGGAAATTTTTTACCATAAATATCTACAGTTCGAGTTCTTCAATCAGTGGTCACAACTGAAGCGCTATGCTAACCAGCGCGGTATAAAGATAATTGGAGATATTGCAATTTATGTGGCTCAAGATAGCGCTGATGTCTGGGCTAATCCCAAAAACTTTTGCCTTGAGGAACAAACAGGTGAGCCTGCACTCATGGCAGGAACACCGCCAGACTATTTCAGCGCGACTGGACAGTTGTGGGGAAACCCAGTCTATAACTGGGCGCATCTCGAACAGGAGGACTTCAAATGGTGGGTGCAGCGTTTCCAAGCCATGCTTAATTATGTAGACTTGATTCGCATAGATCACTTTCGGGGATTCCACGCTTACTGGGCGGTTAAGCAGGGCGAAACAACTGCTAACAGTGGTAAGTGGGTTTTAGCTCCTGGGGAAGCTTTTTTTCAGGTACTCCAAGAGAAGTTCGGTCAGTTGCCAATTATAGCCGAGGATTTGGGAGAAGTTACACCAGAAGTGTACGCTTTGCGAGACCGATTTGAATTTCCAGGCATGAAAATTCTACAGTTTGCTTTTGGCGGAGGCTTACAAGCTGAAAAGCGCTTTCTACCGTTCAATTATCAGTCCAACTGTGTAGTTTACACAGGTACCCACGATAATGACACGACAGTTGGCTGGTTCAATCAATTATTACCCCAAGAACGAGAAGAAGTCTGGCGTTATTTAG
This window harbors:
- a CDS encoding type 1 glutamine amidotransferase domain-containing protein — encoded protein: MKKILTILSEYGYWGEELIGPLETFDAAGYQVDFATPTGKRPVALPPSIDPTYIDPPLGRTVVSEEMAQKVKQLDDPKNPRLDNPIILSEWLPDQPYWSAEKLIRELEAYNNALDELQNDLEQYDALLIVGGSGPIVDLVNNHRVHDLILSFYRVGKPIAAECYGVTCLAFARDLADRKSIIWGKHVTGHCKEYDYKDGTGFIGSDINMGPPPYPLEYILRDATGPDGGYHGNFGKEISVIVDYPFVTGRSTADSYTTGQKLVEVLEKGLKRYGW
- a CDS encoding ankyrin repeat domain-containing protein, whose translation is MDTQKTSQIVKQWYNSVGNGDMEAVINGLSERIEFELPQDEYNKIIPYLGKKLGREQVAEAFKIRAETTKVKDYELRDFVVQGNKACVVVYTNAIHQSSEKGFEIEDLHHLTLDEDGKIAKWKVYFDPNAEVAAFRADIDSELIKAVQENKLDAVQKLLEFGANVNARDAKTGLTILMIAAGQANAEMEKILLDAGADVFAVDSKAGASALHKACQGGSVEVARLLVEAGAFVDWVAPTTGHTPLMDALWFKWPAIVEYLLEVGAGLNLSTHYGFSLVEHFEYELNVNTIGKDKLLQAEKALKKRQKSDQQKVQNQKLMAAVNTNDIATVKHLIQSGVDIDEKYPILNHFNDAHTPLLVAARDGHTEIVVELLKARADVNVTEPTFGAVPLHKAVYNGHADITKILVDQPGIDIDFQGATNGYTPLHDALWHGYAECAEILINAGARLDLKGHDGKTPLAIASGVFDQEHAIIKLIQSKLETA
- a CDS encoding thiamine pyrophosphate-binding protein, encoding MASRSGRFAIIEQLLADGIRYMFGNPGTVEQGFLDALKDYYPEFEYIFALQETIAVGAADGYARMTKKPTIVQLHSGVGLGNGIGMIYQAMRGHAPLVVLAGEAGIQYDAMDAQMAADLVSMAKPVTKWATRVTHPSSLLRVLRRAIKIAATPPMGPVFVSLPMDILDAPNDEEVVQSSFPVTRVAPETDQLIKAVALLITASQPTIIVGDGVAFSDAQAELTHTAELIGAQVWGADSSEPNISANHPLFGGLLGHMFGDDSRRITLQTDVVLIVGTYIFPEVFPALSDVFTPKTKVIHIDLNTYEIAKNFPVDIGLLGDPKTTLVKLNTLLENTTTPEQKNAASARATRIAETKKQQQTALFEADKAVRDSVPLHMSRFAEELIKYLPPDTIIFDEAITNSPELCRYIPPTTVGNYFQTRGGSLGVGIPGAIGIKLACPDKTVIGFTGDGGSMYTIQALWTAAHHNIGAKFIICNNRSYQILKLNILQYWREQQIPEHAFPSSFNICDPDINFPELARAMGVQSVRVEKPDQIGSAIQKALAHDGPFLIDLVLTNEVLGKKVGVKCGQ
- a CDS encoding DUF1816 domain-containing protein, with protein sequence MTLLHKTKKVFLDFLLKLDTSWWLEISTDKPHCIYYFGPFRNVKEAETAYLGYVEDLENEAAQGIVVNIKRCKPEVLTVFDEDDKLN
- a CDS encoding EthD domain-containing protein, with translation MTIHQFIFAHAKPGMSEKEFQDYWINVHAVNYASKIPQIKRYMIDSRIPFGPEPADPLWQGVAEIWLRNDEEQLASLQSKEFLEGARLNEPEWAAFWRSVVLDTKAHTLLEGSPFQKNSKMVKLLILTKRKAGIPLEDFRQKMLESHAAKVLKLPGLQRYLQCHVRDNFYVVGEALLDCVSLLWFDDVEALEKAYKSPEYQNEVKPDYSNLFEGKYIHNMLTTETWIIGPEFRE
- a CDS encoding muconolactone Delta-isomerase; amino-acid sequence: MLFYVQMRWNIEGRLSEDELWNLEAEEADFNAQKETKDSGLVVGLYKVAAQRRVIGIVNVDSIEELDRTAMGRLPMREYLEFEQVLPLRAYEGFIEDVKAHYKV
- a CDS encoding VOC family protein; amino-acid sequence: MDSKITVQYPRSITHVGVTVTDLDKAVEWYQAVLGLYTIAGPHDLVADDSHFGKICSEVFGADFKKCRLVHMGTGNQVTLAIFEFNEPKAEPRDNNFEYWKNGFFQICIIDPDVEALAKRIEEHGGKQRTKVWELFEGSGYKLAFCQDPFGNILEIYSHSAEQFWSNR
- the malQ gene encoding 4-alpha-glucanotransferase, with product MPFPRASGILLHPTSFPSQFGIGDFGSEAYRFVDFLVESRQKLWQILPLGPAGDSNSPYASYSAMAGNPLLISPGLLQKKSLLTKENFDNLPKFSSETVDFSRVIQTKTLMLQKACFNFKASATSFQQQEFSEFCQSQAYWLDDYALFMALKDVHGGAGWNAWEPAIAHRQPEAIQLGQQQLAEEIFYHKYLQFEFFNQWSQLKRYANQRGIKIIGDIAIYVAQDSADVWANPKNFCLEEQTGEPALMAGTPPDYFSATGQLWGNPVYNWAHLEQEDFKWWVQRFQAMLNYVDLIRIDHFRGFHAYWAVKQGETTANSGKWVLAPGEAFFQVLQEKFGQLPIIAEDLGEVTPEVYALRDRFEFPGMKILQFAFGGGLQAEKRFLPFNYQSNCVVYTGTHDNDTTVGWFNQLLPQEREEVWRYLGCTSQLGIHWDLIRLALSSVANQAIIPLQDVLGLGTEARMNFPGKDEGNWGWRYHQGDLTPGISDRLRTMTETYGRATISQKSRVSKGGNNEFI
- a CDS encoding DJ-1/PfpI family protein, with protein sequence MIPRSLGGKKIAVLVESEFIPEEIETYQRRFSELKATVHLMSRLWDNPSVRFFSDEDTGNTPRTIEVNIDFQNVDVNDYAAVIMSANYTSVRLRYFDLLASPPVNAADQVRTSPAVQFYAKAMANPRIIKGALCHGLWILTPIPELLKGRQVICHEVVLADIINAGAVYTTSPSGVVVDGDLVTGRSKHEVEPFIDAITEQIQQLSIATNRFSGRRATTSLSRVRAAS